ATTTATAAATCGAGGAAAACAGCATGAAAAGATGTTCCATAAATCGTTATGCAGTTGGTGCCGTTGTTCTTGCAATGGTGAACATCTTGCTTATCGCTTGCGGAGGCGACTCCGGTAGTTCCACGAAACCCGCCGACGATGGTCGTGAGGTGGCAACTGTTGTTGACATGGGACGCTGCACTAATGAACGTGAAGGCGATACTGTTTATGTCGCAGAAAAAATGACGGACTACCTTTGCAAGAATCGTACATGGGTGGATTTGAGTACGGTCTCTGACGACGAGAAAACGCTTTCCTCGTCAAGCGTTGCAAAGGGCACATTGTCTGCAGCTTCCGGTAATTCCTCCGCCGTTCAGGGGACATCTTCTGCTACTTCTGTTTCGGGAACTTCGGCAGGCAAAGAATCGGATCCGGCTCAGGGATTCATTCGGGAGAATATTTCTGTGACAGGTGTTGCTCAGAAGGGACCGTTCAAATTCGGTTCGCCGCTAAACTTGTATGAATTGAAAAAAAATTTGAATCCCTCTGGTCGTGTGTACAACGATGAAATCAACAGTAACAAGGGTGATTTCGTCATACCGAAGGTGAGCTTTGCTTACCCATACGCAAAACTTGAAGTCACTGGCCTCTACAGAAACGAGGTGACTGGCGAATGGTCCAAGGAACCTATGACGCTTTTTGCTTTGACCGATTTTTCGGATAAGAGAGCACAAACGAATTCAGATGAGCGTGTGCAGGTCAATATAAATTTGCTTACCCATTTGGAATATGACCGAGCCCTTTATTTGGTGCAAGAAAAGGGCTACAGCGTCTATGCCGCGAAAAAACAGGCCGCTCAGGAGATCATGACGGCTTTTGAATTTGCGACCGCTGTGACTTATTCCGAAGACTTTGCCATCTTCCAGAACGATGGTGTAGGCTCGGGAACTATTGCGGGCAACGGAACTCTTCTCGCTATTTCTGCACTTGTTATGGGGAACCGTAGCGACGCTGAAATTCAAAGCGTCATCGACCAATTCCGTGAAGACGTCAAGACGGACGGCGAATGGAACGATTTGCAAACGAAAACCAACATGGCGGACTGGGCCCGCGATTTTAAATACGGCACCATTCGTGCTGCTGTAAAGAGCTGGAACATTTTGGATATCCCGGATTACGAAACTTACTTGGATGTCTATTGGAACAATGTTTATGGCTTAGGCGGATGCTCTGAAATCCGTAAGGGGACTGTTGCCCCGAATAGCAATAAGTTGAGTAAATATTATAACGAATATTTTATTTGTAAAGTAGATGGCTCGAAATATAGCTGGGTGTCTGCAACTACAATAGAAAAAGACACTTACGAATGGGCCTCTGGGAAATCTGGCGAATTCAAGAAAGGTAATGTGACTGATACCATATATACTTATAACGGCACCAAGTGGGAGGTTGCTGCGAGGGAAACTACCATTGGCGTTTGCGGATCAAAGAACGCTGGTGAGGTGAGTAAGTTTAACGGAATATATTACATCTGCAAGAGTAATGCTTGGGGAACAGCGACTGTGCTGGAATATGATACTTATGGCTGGAAAGCTGGAAGCGAAGGCTCTGTGAAAGCCGGTAATGTGAATTCTGATAAATATTATGTGTATGAAAATGGCGCTTGGCGGGCATCGGGTGGAGAGATTGAAAATAATCTTGGTGCGTGTGTTACGAGTCGTGAAGGCGAAGTAGGTGAGTCTGGGAATGCTTATTATGTCTGCAAGTCAAGCGTGTGGACAACCGCAACTGGTATCGAAAAAAATTTAGGTGGGTGTACTGCTAAACGAGAAGGTGAAATTGACTTGTATGGAAACACCTATTACATCTGCAAGAATAAAACTTGGACAATAACATCGTCTTCCTCTAGCTCGGCAAAAATGTCTAGTAGCAGTTCTTCTCAAAATGCCGTAGATCCATCGACTGTTGTTAAGGGGACTATGACGGATTCACGAGACGGTCAAATTTACAAAACTGTGAAAATAG
This is a stretch of genomic DNA from Fibrobacter sp. UWB13. It encodes these proteins:
- a CDS encoding fibrobacter succinogenes major paralogous domain-containing protein, coding for MKRCSINRYAVGAVVLAMVNILLIACGGDSGSSTKPADDGREVATVVDMGRCTNEREGDTVYVAEKMTDYLCKNRTWVDLSTVSDDEKTLSSSSVAKGTLSAASGNSSAVQGTSSATSVSGTSAGKESDPAQGFIRENISVTGVAQKGPFKFGSPLNLYELKKNLNPSGRVYNDEINSNKGDFVIPKVSFAYPYAKLEVTGLYRNEVTGEWSKEPMTLFALTDFSDKRAQTNSDERVQVNINLLTHLEYDRALYLVQEKGYSVYAAKKQAAQEIMTAFEFATAVTYSEDFAIFQNDGVGSGTIAGNGTLLAISALVMGNRSDAEIQSVIDQFREDVKTDGEWNDLQTKTNMADWARDFKYGTIRAAVKSWNILDIPDYETYLDVYWNNVYGLGGCSEIRKGTVAPNSNKLSKYYNEYFICKVDGSKYSWVSATTIEKDTYEWASGKSGEFKKGNVTDTIYTYNGTKWEVAARETTIGVCGSKNAGEVSKFNGIYYICKSNAWGTATVLEYDTYGWKAGSEGSVKAGNVNSDKYYVYENGAWRASGGEIENNLGACVTSREGEVGESGNAYYVCKSSVWTTATGIEKNLGGCTAKREGEIDLYGNTYYICKNKTWTITSSSSSSAKMSSSSSSQNAVDPSTVVKGTMTDSRDGQIYKTVKIGNQTWMAENLNYKTANSYCYNDSSSYCSKYGRLYTWAAAMDSAGTWGANGKGCGYNKTCSPTYPVRGVCPEGWHLPTQTEWKTLFTAVGGHSAEGRVLKFTSGWYSNGNGTDAFSFSALPAGNRLDDGSYNRKGYEAYFWSSTGDDSDLAYRMRLVCNYDNAFLNYNNFKYDGYSVRCLQD